The DNA region TCATCTTGTTTATCACATCCATACACATAAGGATGAAGCAAATTACTCAAGGAGAAATATGCAGGGAATAAATTCTCTCGAAGGACACCAAATTCAAGAGTATGAAATCAGTATagttatacaaaaaaaaaaaatttggagatgagaaagtatatgaatctttgtttatttttttttctatttcagcATGAATGCTGAAACAAATCTTTGGACAAAATGGGAAACAAATACACCTACAAATtgatgtaacaacccaatttatCACCGGATAGCTATAGGGAGAGCCAACACTCCTAAAGGAAGATCATTATAGAAATGTTGGCAAGAACACAACCATTGTCGCATAGAAGCAGATTTGAAATATGATATACCTGAATCGACAAAAAGATAGATGGGAAAAAAAATGCTTAAGCATTTGATAtgctgaactgatgaaaagcgtTTTGGAATGCGAACTTACTCATCTGTATGCACCCCCGTATGGTTGCTGAGAACCATAGTTGCCCATGCCGCCATTTATCGGGTTGTAGCCAAACCCAGGGGTACCACCTTGACCTGGAGGAAGGGTTCCCATCAGTGGTGGTCTTGCAGGCATACCTTGATTCATTCCGGGGTTCATTCCCATGCCCATAGGTTGACCCATGTTGCCTCCATATCCACCCATTCCCATTCGCATTCCCACGCCGGCACCACCACCCATTGGACTGATTCCCATGCCAAGACCACCACCCATTGGGCCAATTCCCACGCCAGCACCACCCATCATGCCCATGCCCATCATGATATTTGGAGGGCCCGACATGACACCAGCACCGGCACGGCCAATGCCAGAACCAGTGCCCATTGCCTTTCCCATGGTAATGGTAGATACTGGTGCTGCagtaagcttcttctcttctcgTTTCTCTTTCCGATTCATAGAGTCGAAGTCAATACCAATGTCCGCATGAGGATTAGTTTTAGCTGAAAAAGATGTCATGAAATCAGAATTGAACccaaaaattcatacatcatgaGTTTATAGCTTTCTGACTCTTTAACATGTGAGATGGCAATTTTTAGCTGCACTGTATTGATTATTACATAAATTGTGCATTCATCAAATCTTATGCATTCTTAAAACCATATTATTCCACCAATCCTAAGAGAATTTCAGTAAAAAAAaggcaaaaaaataataaaagaaaaattagatacttACGTCCAGATATGTCCAGATTAACTAAACCGCGACTCAGTGTGTCAGCCCAGACTCTCGATTTGGCCTCAAATTTCTCCTTGGATGGAGCATCTTTTACAGGGGGTACAACCAGTGCAAGGGCAAGATCCATGGTTGGTTGTGTCTGTTGGCCAGGCTGCAAATATGTATTCTGTTGATTGGTCAGGTTATTTACTGGAGTAGTTGTCTGTGACGCAAACTGAGAGGGTATGCTTGAGTGAGACATTAGATTTCCCTGTGCATTTGTTGGGGCTGTGGGTGGACCCTGTGAAAATATATTCAATTGGGTAGATTGATTGTTTACTGGAGTTATAAGGTGAGGTTCCAGTGTGGTAAATGGGGTTGACTGTAATGCAAATGGAGCTGGCACTGACTGAGGTCGAGGATTTAGATTTTCTGGCCCATATGTTGGTGCAGCTGGTGGAATCTGTTGGCCATACTGTGAAAAGGTTTCCATCTGGGTAGTCTGATTGTTTACTGGAGTAATAGTATGAGCATCCAGTGTGGTAGATGGAGTCAACTGTGAGGCAAACGGAGCTGACTGAGGTTGAGAATCTGAATTTCGTTGTAGATGTGGTGTTACAGCAGGCGTAATCTGTAGGCCAAGTTGTGAAAGGTTATCCATCTGAGCAATGTGGTTATTTGATGGAGTACCAGGGTGAGCATTGAATGTGGGATATTGGGTTGCTTGTGATGCAGATGGAGCTGGTGTACCTGACTGAGGTTGAGGATTTACTTGTACATGCGTTAGCGGTACAGGTTGAAATCCCTGGGTAGGAACAGAGGCCTGCAAGCCTGTCAGCATAGCTGAAAAATCATTGCTTTGTTGGCTGACAGGAGCTTCTGGAGTGAAATTTGCTGGGCTAGCAAAAGAACCCAGTTGACCATCCAATGCAGGATTGTAAGAAAAGCCAAAGGAGTTTCCAGACTGATGTTGAAAATTTCCTTGTACATTTGTTGGTGCCACAGATCGAGATTCATGAATAGAAAGAGCAGCATCCTTGCCTGTCAGCGTAGCTGAAATATCATGGTTCAGTTGTGTTACAGAAGGGATCAAGATTCCAGCATTTGTGTGGGAACTTTGTTGACCATCTAATACAGGATTGTAAGAAATGCCAAAGGACAGATCAAAGTCAAAGCCTGTGGTTTCAGTTTTGGGAACTAAAGGGAGAGGATATTCAGAGCCCCCAGTGGAACTGGAAGAGTGGAAGTGTGTGCCTGTTGCAGTGTTCTGTTCTGGTTCGAAAGAATGTTGGGAAGCTACAAAGGGAGGATCCTCGAAAGGATTAGAACCAGGCTGCAGAAAATGTCAAAATGCAAGAAACATTAAGCGCAAAGCACAAAGCACAAAGCACAGATAAGATAATTAATGTACTAATAAGCAAAGCCAACAAAACACTTCAACAGAAGTTTTTACTGATAAGCAAATGGCTTTAGAAGTTCTAACTTGATGAGAAAGTTCTATTCAAAAAAACTTTGTATGATCATGTACATAATAATCCAAATAAACATTGCTCGTCACAGCATTTTTATACATTTAAAAGTATTAGTGGAATTATGCTACCAAATAGATATAAAACTAACCTGAGCAAACACATCAGCTGCTGATGACATCATTCCAAAATCAGGCCCAACACCTGAATTTGCAGGACAATCAACTTCAGAACCATTGTGAGTAGCACTTGATGAAGTCAAAGCTAGTGAATAAATATCTGATGCAGAGGAAGGTCCAAAAATGCCCATCTCCAGACTATCAGCAACAGGTGGATCAGCTTATTGAGAGACAACGCCAGGATCATCAGTCATTGTAAAATACAGTGatttatagaaataaaaaaaaaacagtagAAACAGCATGAAGAGAAATCATTATCACAAGCTGAGATAGTCAATAATGGATTAATATCAATATGCTAAAATAACAATTTAGCATCATCGTGTCACTGTAATAACCCTTCCATATATGATGGTTGTACCAAGTATTAGAAGTAGCACTTGGGCAGTAGTGCCTGTACTAGTGGTGATTGAGGTGGATGATGTTCAAAACTCTCAAGGAAATGGAATTCAAGATGTAGGACAGGGGAAGTGGTGCTTGTGCTAGTGGTGATTGAGGTGGATGATGTTCCGGAAAAATAGAATACAATAAAAATAGTTGACAATAGAGATATGAATCTATATAGTGTGTGTCTGCAATAGAATTGCAATTTAGTGTTACCTGATACTGACGAATCACGAGGATCAAACTCATCAAAACCATTGTTCTCATCTTGGTTTGTTGAAAAAAATACATCATCTGGAGGATGGTCTAAACCTTGGTTCGTGCTTGCAGGAAATCTATCCATCGTAGCAAAAGGTACCGATACTTGGTCTGTACTTTCTGACAGGGAGTTTGATTTAGGTGCAGAAGGTGAAGAAACCTTTGGAGCAGCTGTTACAAGATCATCTCCATTTCTACAAATTAAACTTGTTTTTATCAAGGTTGGCTCATGCAGGTAACACTAAAGATATTATAATTGAATAATAGTATGCAAGTGAACCTGTCATCATGCACATAGATTTCAACATCTCTTGTGGCTTCTTCATAGCTTGGTGGTGCACCAACACTCGCATCAGAAAGCCTTTGGCCCAACTGCCTGCTGATGTAACAGTAGTCAGTCAACAGCTTGTGCCAGTCCAGCAGATCTTAAAGACAAGAACGACACAACTATAATAGGTATTGACCCAGTAAACTTCCAATCACTCACCCTTGTTCCCGAGGATAATTAtcggctccaccaccaccaccaccaccactagtGTCAAAGAAATCATAATCAGCCATTATACCAAACATTTTTTAGACTCTCaaggaattttatttaattaaaggaaGGTGAATCAACTTTAAGTGATCAAGCTCGAAGTCCAGTAATAAGATTACTTCAGTGAACAAACAAGCAAAACAGGGTCTTACAACAGGAGTAACCATATAATAGCATCAAGGTTTGCATACCAGTAAATATATCACCAAATTATTGAGAATAAAATTTAACCAAAGAACATTCATGTAGAAATATTTTATATCGGTATCACCTCAATAAACTACAAAAATGACTAAAACCTCACAATCACTAGAAGAATCAGCAATGATACCTTTCCAAGTAAAATGAACCCAGTTATTAAATATGGTAGGGGAAGTGGCTTACCCAGATGAATATCGCTCAGCATTATCGTTATCATGTTCATCAGCGTACCCACTATTTCTCTCTCCTTCTCGACCATATTGGACCCCAGCTCCATTACCTCTATCATCACCTCTGTCTCTGTGTCCAACTTCTCTTTTGTTTCTGTTACCATATGGATCTTCATCTCTACTAGCATAGCGATTCTCATAGTAATCATCATTATTGTCACTGTATCTTCCAGGCCTACCAGCTGAACCTCGGTGCCTATGCAACAAAAGCAAGTGATTTTAGTAGGCAGCCAGGACATATCAAGAGGGTTACaaaagaagaatcatacatgtcCCGATTTGCAGAATTCTTTTGCCTAAATTCCTGGATTTTTTCCCTGTCATTGACTAGAGCTACAAGAATTTGTGATTTCCTTCTGATATTGCTTCCCTGATCTCGTCCGCTTGAGTCAATATATTGGAAATTCGATAAAGCCTAAAATACAAGTCAAcaccaatttaaaaaaaattgaaagtaatTTTAAGGATACAAGTAAAAGAAGGCACATTTTCACCAAACACAAAAGATGAAGGATAAATATTTACTGATATGTGATATGAATGCTCCTTAATATTGTCAATCACGTGTTCTGATCCATTTGCTACTAGGTACTCCAGAACCATCAATGCCTAAAGATCAATTAATGGAATAGAACATTAGCTAAACCCTTGTAAACATGATGCAGAGCTTGAAAGGATGAGCTGTGTGAAAGAATAAACTGAACACACAACAAATTGCAATGACATGTTTTTTTTACTTCAAACATGTTAACTAAAGGCTACAAAACCTTGTAAACATGACGCCAGTTTTTTCCGGTATCATTGATCCTCTTCCATATCACATTCATAATCCTTTGGTATTCATGGCTGTATAATATTGCTAAATAAATTAGATTCCAGAACGGAAATAGCTGGAAGAAAGGTTGTCAATGGTATGAGCTTACTAGTTTCTGGTTGCCTGAGCAATATCAGCAAGAAGAGATCCATGTGGTCCCCAGGATTCATTACTCGTTGCATCAAGAACCTGAAGCCAAGAAAACAAAGGAAAAAAACTTGAGCACGTATAAATCTTCAAGAACCAAAGAGCATATGAaggtaaatatatattttatggtGCATAGGAAGTTCATATATGAATTAGTATTACCTAAAATAATATAACATTGGTGCATATAATTTGAGTTACCAAAATGGATACAGACAATTAACGACCAAATATGAAATGTTGCGGGGTGTAGAATAATTTACCTTCTGCTCTATACCTGGAACCTTTCGAACTTTCTTGTTCACCTCTCTTTTCCTGTTAAAACATGAAAAGGGGTAACATCATATCCTGATGGGCAACCATAAAGTTTCTACAATGCCTTGCTACCAGTCATGTGTCTACCCTACACAAACCTAGGAAGTTAAATAAACAGGACTACATAGAGGTCCTTTATGGTATGACTATTGTTTTATCAAAAAGCCAGTCCAATAGAATTTGCTATGCAAACCAATTTAAGGGGGAAGGTGGGTGTCTAAGGATCATCAAACAAGCCTTTCACCTAGTGCGCTATGGCTCTACATTCCATAAGAACAAAGCCCCTCTTGCACGAATTGAGTTGGTGCTCATGTATTTCAACTTTCAAGCATTCAATGTGGTGTGAAGCAGTACTTAATCAACACTTGTCACTAATGCTGAGATCTATTTATTTAATCAACGGCCTAATTAATACTCAATAATACATGAGCCATAGTTTATCGCTTTAAGTGGCTATGGATCTACATTCTAAAAGAAGAACGTATCCCTTAAGGAGCATTTAGTTGATGCCATGTATTTCAACTGCTCAATGTGAAAGTACCTAATCAACACTAGACACTCCTAGTGAGGTCTATATCTCGGTCTCTAGTGGGTTGTTTGTTCACATACCTCTTTTTTTTTACATAACATGACAtgcaaaaaaaaatcaatcccaaAGTGAATATATGCTAATTCAAGAATAAGATAACTCACAAGTCACGAACAGtttgatcaaaagctttcttcATGATCCTCACTAGGATGACCTTCTGGGAAGCACTTTGTGCAAGTGATGTTCTGAAATTCTAATAGTTATCCTAATGTTGCAACAACAAAAAATAACATGATCAAATAGAAGATTGAATAATACAAGACACAATGTTTGTAATTCACAGAATTCATCTGTATACAGGATCGTTCACAAGATTGTACACActatcaaaaaaaaaagaagataaacaGTGAAGTTGGAGAAGCATTCTATTACCTTACTAAAGATCCAAACACATGCCTAAGAGATGCCATTTAATAAAGCAAACAAACATTATAGAAAGCAACTTTAACACTAACAAGCAACACATAATGATTGATTAACGATGAATCAAATTGACTAActtaagaaaaaaagaaagatatAATTCCCCCAAAAGCATTTATTTTCAAATAAAGCGGAAAACACAATTAATATTTACAAACTAAATTTGATATCCAGCTCTTCAAACCGACTAAACCTGGAGGTGACTGGACTAGCCCCACAAAAGTTTTCCATCGGGCACTATGGTAAATCCGGAAACCTCTAAGTGGCCCGAAAAATTGCAGCCGGATTTTTTGGAATTAATCACGCTGGGCAAATGGAATTGACCCAGATGCTCCTGGTGCCACTATTGCCTTGCCACTTTTGATGTGCCCCGAGTGACATCTTCAATGCTAAATTGCTAATACGTTTGACCATTTATCCAAAAAAAGCAGAGCACCAAGAAAAATTAGCACAAAAATAATCCATCCTTCAACTTATTTTTTAAGGAAACAAGCCCTTAATAACCCCTATAACAGAGGAAGGACATTTAGAGTAACCTATCAAGAACAGCCACAGTGGAAATTAAGAAGGCCGAGTTAGAAATTTAAGACTATCAAGATATTCCATAAGAATAAAAACAGTAAAAAAACTACATTCGATTCAAATAAACTATAGTAAATACTTGTAAAGTAAAATTCAGCATCGAAAGCTCCCGAACCCCGACAAATTGCTGATGAAGATGGAACCCACAGGATTACATTTGGAGGATACGGGAGATATTTTACAATCCACCGAATCAAGAATGGAAATCGAGATCAGGTGGTTCCAGATCCAACAACTAAATCCAACATCCAATCTTCAAATACGACGAACTCAATGCCGAAACAGAAATCGAAAAACACTACAGAATTTTCCTTTAAGAAAAACGTGTAGTGGGAGAGAAAGGAAATTGAACGAACCCTAGGAAGCAAGGATCTGGGCGAGCCAGATCCAGCCGAGAGGCGAACGCAGGGTTCAAAGCGAAGGAGAGAACGCAGAATCGTATCCCCTGGAGAGTCCGCCGACGAGGTCGAACGCTTCTTCTCTCTATCTCACTTCCTCATCAATGGCGAAtgcgatgaggaggaggaggaggaggaggaggaggcggaggcGCTGGTGGTGGCGGTGGCGaggaatgagaaaaaaaattgaaagaataagaaaggaaGAGGCGACTACGTCGAAGGACAGACTGGAGAAGCGGAGGAGAAATTTGACCGACGCGTGCCAGCTGCCTCGTGTTTCGGGAGGGCTAAATGCTATTAGCGTCTCGCAGATTTTTCAGGGaaaaaaataacaatttgatTCCGTGGGCCCCACCGTCCGGGTTTTAAATCTCCTGTGAAACATACGTCAAGGAACTGGAGTATCGGCGAACCAAATTTTATGttctttttttaacaaaaattttgGTCCAAGATAACTAATTTAATAATGAACTAAGCCTGAATGCTATTTTATATGAACAGGCGATCATACCCAAGCGTTCAGCTTTAGTGATTTCATATGATAATCCTTGGCCACCGGACGATATGGTTTCCTGAAATTACGTAAATGCCAGTGCGTCGGTTTAATTTCAACCGGTTTTCTGTTTGACAAccgagaatgtaaaatatgaccatcaattatatatatattagaaaattattttcctCTAAAAAGTAATTATTTTGGgtgaaaaaaattattatttgatGGTAATTAAATCGAATCCCACCGACGAAGCCCATGGATATCGCTAATTTAATAACGATCAGAAGTAATTAAATAATAGCACATAATTAGTAAAATTACTATTTCGACAATTTAAGTGGCACCTACCGATGGATGGTCACCTCGCAACGGCAAACGCAAGAGGGATGCCTCACCGTACACGTGTCCCCACACAAGAGAGCTGCTCCCCAACCATCGAGCAGCTCCCCGCCGTACACGTTTCCCCACACAATTGGCTCGAGTGATTTTtttatgaatggaaaatgatttCAGATATAAATAATTTTGCATTTTTGTTTATTTTGGCTCTTCGCCATTGATACGAGTGAAATGTGAGCATAGTACATAAAAAAATGCGACCTGAGTGATCTTATCGTCGTTATGAAAACACATATAACTCAGTAGAaagaaatgcaattaaataaatccTCAGTCATTACATCTTAAACAATAGTCGAAAGAATCTAAAAAATTTACATTCATAGCATGCCTTGTCTACACAACCGAGATTAGATTAGTAGCCGATCAAACtctaaaaattttcataaatgCATTAAACAATGACAGATTACTTAAGAAAGTTAATAGAAGATGTTCAATCGTCGTCATCGTTGACGGTTTCTTTTAAAGAAGTTGCAAGGAATTCACTTAGGCTTGAATTGGAATCCAACTTATGGTTGTTCTTCCTCGATGTTGATTCTGGATGCCGATATCCTGGGCCAGAAATTGGCTCCAATATGTCTCCGACAACCGGTTCTGTGTCTCGCCATGGGTCTTCGAGCATAGACTTCATGAAGTAACTCGCTATATCATCTCGTGTAGAGGCTGTGCCTCCACTTCGATTGAGCCTTGAATTTGAGCCACCACCATATCGTCCACCCCTACTACCTCGTCCCAAATTGGAATGTGGTGTATTAGTTCGGTGGTTGCTTAATTGGCTTCCTCCTGGTCTGAAATGAGGACTCGAGGAAAAACTACCTGAAGGGCGTGCCGCGAAGCTGTGCCCAGAAGAATCACCAGATGCATTCCATGAACCTGGGCCAGTAATAGGGGGACTGTTGTGAGAAACTTGTGACGGCGTTCCATATGAGCCAGAATCGGATTGGTGAGGCATCTGATAGAAAGCAGGGCAACTGCTAGCCTCATATGTATTCTTTGTTCCTATAAGACCAAGCAAACATAATAATGATTAACTtaatacaaaagaaaaactaaattCAACCCTTTACGCAGAAGGAATGGAATGATATCGAAAGTCATTAAGAATAACAATGCAAGCAAACAGCGGATCTGAGTATTAAACGACTCAGTGGACACACATAGTAGGTGATTAGGTGTGCTCAACCGAAACAATCTTTTAGGCAGGGGACAAACTCTTCCAACTTACTTTCATTTT from Zingiber officinale cultivar Zhangliang chromosome 4B, Zo_v1.1, whole genome shotgun sequence includes:
- the LOC121976748 gene encoding clathrin interactor EPSIN 2-like isoform X1, giving the protein MKKAFDQTVRDLKREVNKKVRKVPGIEQKVLDATSNESWGPHGSLLADIAQATRNYHEYQRIMNVIWKRINDTGKNWRHVYKALMVLEYLVANGSEHVIDNIKEHSYHISALSNFQYIDSSGRDQGSNIRRKSQILVALVNDREKIQEFRQKNSANRDMHRGSAGRPGRYSDNNDDYYENRYASRDEDPYGNRNKREVGHRDRGDDRGNGAGVQYGREGERNSGYADEHDNDNAERYSSGGGGGGGGADNYPREQGRQLGQRLSDASVGAPPSYEEATRDVEIYVHDDRNGDDLVTAAPKVSSPSAPKSNSLSESTDQVSVPFATMDRFPASTNQGLDHPPDDVFFSTNQDENNGFDEFDPRDSSVSADPPVADSLEMGIFGPSSASDIYSLALTSSSATHNGSEVDCPANSGVGPDFGMMSSAADVFAQPGSNPFEDPPFVASQHSFEPEQNTATGTHFHSSSSTGGSEYPLPLVPKTETTGFDFDLSFGISYNPVLDGQQSSHTNAGILIPSVTQLNHDISATLTGKDAALSIHESRSVAPTNVQGNFQHQSGNSFGFSYNPALDGQLGSFASPANFTPEAPVSQQSNDFSAMLTGLQASVPTQGFQPVPLTHVQVNPQPQSGTPAPSASQATQYPTFNAHPGTPSNNHIAQMDNLSQLGLQITPAVTPHLQRNSDSQPQSAPFASQLTPSTTLDAHTITPVNNQTTQMETFSQYGQQIPPAAPTYGPENLNPRPQSVPAPFALQSTPFTTLEPHLITPVNNQSTQLNIFSQGPPTAPTNAQGNLMSHSSIPSQFASQTTTPVNNLTNQQNTYLQPGQQTQPTMDLALALVVPPVKDAPSKEKFEAKSRVWADTLSRGLVNLDISGPKTNPHADIGIDFDSMNRKEKREEKKLTAAPVSTITMGKAMGTGSGIGRAGAGVMSGPPNIMMGMGMMGGAGVGIGPMGGGLGMGISPMGGGAGVGMRMGMGGYGGNMGQPMGMGMNPGMNQGMPARPPLMGTLPPGQGGTPGFGYNPINGGMGNYGSQQPYGGAYR
- the LOC121976748 gene encoding clathrin interactor EPSIN 2-like isoform X2, which translates into the protein MKKAFDQTVRDLKREVNKKVRKVPGIEQKVLDATSNESWGPHGSLLADIAQATRNYHEYQRIMNVIWKRINDTGKNWRHVYKALMVLEYLVANGSEHVIDNIKEHSYHISALSNFQYIDSSGRDQGSNIRRKSQILVALVNDREKIQEFRQKNSANRDMHRGSAGRPGRYSDNNDDYYENRYASRDEDPYGNRNKREVGHRDRGDDRGNGAGVQYGREGERNSGYADEHDNDNAERYSSGGGGGGGGADNYPREQGQLGQRLSDASVGAPPSYEEATRDVEIYVHDDRNGDDLVTAAPKVSSPSAPKSNSLSESTDQVSVPFATMDRFPASTNQGLDHPPDDVFFSTNQDENNGFDEFDPRDSSVSADPPVADSLEMGIFGPSSASDIYSLALTSSSATHNGSEVDCPANSGVGPDFGMMSSAADVFAQPGSNPFEDPPFVASQHSFEPEQNTATGTHFHSSSSTGGSEYPLPLVPKTETTGFDFDLSFGISYNPVLDGQQSSHTNAGILIPSVTQLNHDISATLTGKDAALSIHESRSVAPTNVQGNFQHQSGNSFGFSYNPALDGQLGSFASPANFTPEAPVSQQSNDFSAMLTGLQASVPTQGFQPVPLTHVQVNPQPQSGTPAPSASQATQYPTFNAHPGTPSNNHIAQMDNLSQLGLQITPAVTPHLQRNSDSQPQSAPFASQLTPSTTLDAHTITPVNNQTTQMETFSQYGQQIPPAAPTYGPENLNPRPQSVPAPFALQSTPFTTLEPHLITPVNNQSTQLNIFSQGPPTAPTNAQGNLMSHSSIPSQFASQTTTPVNNLTNQQNTYLQPGQQTQPTMDLALALVVPPVKDAPSKEKFEAKSRVWADTLSRGLVNLDISGPKTNPHADIGIDFDSMNRKEKREEKKLTAAPVSTITMGKAMGTGSGIGRAGAGVMSGPPNIMMGMGMMGGAGVGIGPMGGGLGMGISPMGGGAGVGMRMGMGGYGGNMGQPMGMGMNPGMNQGMPARPPLMGTLPPGQGGTPGFGYNPINGGMGNYGSQQPYGGAYR
- the LOC121977970 gene encoding protein SICKLE-like: MRLEASRAVDSTHPSHSSIGQMQHLSPLPRLADHPPLQTSPPASRFNFYTDPTSAFSASKRMRFSDASGGFGPFCPQRPTPLPPSFPYGTKNTYEASSCPAFYQMPHQSDSGSYGTPSQVSHNSPPITGPGSWNASGDSSGHSFAARPSGSFSSSPHFRPGGSQLSNHRTNTPHSNLGRGSRGGRYGGGSNSRLNRSGGTASTRDDIASYFMKSMLEDPWRDTEPVVGDILEPISGPGYRHPESTSRKNNHKLDSNSSLSEFLATSLKETVNDDDD